GGTCTGACGAGCGTCGTGCTCATGGTTCGCCAGGTCGAGGCGAGCCCGTAAGCGCGGGCCTCAAAACAGCTTGAAATCGACGACGACTTCGGCGATGACGTCGACAGGCTGGCCGCGAAACTTCCCCGGGAGGAAGCGCCACTTCCGCACCGCCTCGATGGCGCTTCGATCGAGTTCCGGGTCGAGGCTTTCGATTAAACCGACGCTCCCGACGGTTCCGTCCTTCAGAATGATGACTTCCAACACTACTTCGCCTTCGATCCTTTTCCGCAAAGCCTCGTTGGTGTAGGCCGGCTCGACGCGGCGGATCACGATCGGGGGCTCGACACCCGACCCCACGCGGTACGCCCCGCCGCCGTAGCCGCCGCCTCGTCCCTCGCCCACTCCGGGACCTTCGCCGGGACCGATGCCCGTCCCCACGCCGGTACCGGCCCCACCCCCGCTTCCGGGACCGCCTGACTCGTTCGCTTGTTCGGTTCCTTCCAGAACGCCTTTTTGTGTGATCTCGTCGGGGGCGGTGGGCACGAAAGGCGCGACAACGTCCATCGCAGGCTCGAGCGCCTGTTCGACCGGTGTGGGATCCGGTTCGAAGATCAGCGGCTCGG
The Vicinamibacteria bacterium DNA segment above includes these coding regions:
- a CDS encoding energy transducer TonB, translated to MQPKSAAHAGPMSVLTGEPIEVRTRQRGHSAIATGVAAGTHVLILLALMVFLGRVPTLSEGPVGFEPLTLVFEIEVGPGGGGGGGGEESPAPPSVRKAEGEDVAEVAIQPKATEPLIFEPDPTPVEQALEPAMDVVAPFVPTAPDEITQKGVLEGTEQANESGGPGSGGGAGTGVGTGIGPGEGPGVGEGRGGGYGGGAYRVGSGVEPPIVIRRVEPAYTNEALRKRIEGEVVLEVIILKDGTVGSVGLIESLDPELDRSAIEAVRKWRFLPGKFRGQPVDVIAEVVVDFKLF